A genomic region of Arachis hypogaea cultivar Tifrunner chromosome 5, arahy.Tifrunner.gnm2.J5K5, whole genome shotgun sequence contains the following coding sequences:
- the LOC112802375 gene encoding NF-X1-type zinc finger protein NFXL1 codes for MSVQAQRDRRSRSRVPPQGGPRQEWVPRGSSTTTAVQPSNLQSDQTADSAGSSSNGAVPVAAATAPVSTAPPAAVRHNRSNHGAVNQRREVEKGRSSGNQAGKGLKMRDSSLPQLVQEIQEKLMKGTVECMICYEMVRRSALVWSCSSCYSIFHLNCIKKWARAPTSIDLSAEKNQGFNWRCPGCQSVQLTSSKEIRYVCFCGKRVDPPSDLYLTPHSCGEPCGKPLEKEVFSNGGSKEDRCPHVCVLQCHPGPCPPCKAFAPPRLCPCGKKTITTRCFDRQSVLTCGQRCEKLLECGRHRCERICHVGACDPCQVLINASCFCSKKVEVLPCGDMTMKGEFTAEAGVFTCGSNCGRELSCGNHMCNEICHPGSCGECDLLPRRVNTCCCGKTKLDEERKSCLDPIPTCSQVCAKSLPCGTHHCKEVCHVGDCPPCLVLVSQKCRCGSTSRIVECYKTTAENEKFTCEKPCGRKKNCGRHRCSERCCLLSNPNNNLSSEWDPHFCSMPCEKKLRCGQHACESLCHSGHCPPCLETIFTDLTCACGRTSIPPPLPCGTPPPSCQLPCSVPQPCGHIALHSCHFGDCPPCSVPVAKECIGGHVVLRNIPCGSKDIRCNKLCGKTRQCGLHACGRTCHPPPCDNLSCSVQGLPAPCGQTCGAPRRDCRHTCTAPCHPSTPCPDVRCEFPVTITCSCGRITANVPCDAGVSSSNYNADAVHEASITQKLPIPLQPVDPNGKKVPLGQRKLMCDDECAKLERKRVLADAFDITTPNLDSLHFGDNSVDLISDLYRRDPKWVISVEERCKFLVLGKSRSTTHGLKVHVFCPMLKEKRDAVRVIADRWKLAVSAAGWEPKRFIVIHVTSKSKAPTRVLGVKGTPTISAPLPPAFDHMVDMDPRLVVSFPDLPREADISALVLRFGGECELVWLNDKNALAVFHDPARAATAMRRLDHGTFYQGAVSVVPNVGATTTSSTTGAWGAGTTKEGALSVLKGNAWKKAVVQESSWREDSWGDEEWTTGSANVQQSAWKKEAPIAASFNRWNLLDHESGQSSSSTNVKKAEASGKNTESSAVLRLESHAAGSNEQGKLGGNLDATEASEVVDDWEKAYE; via the coding sequence ATGAGCGTTCAAGCTCAGAGAGACCGGAGGAGTAGGTCCAGAGTTCCGCCGCAAGGTGGTCCGCGTCAAGAATGGGTTCCCAGAGGATCATCTACCACTACTGCTGTTCAACCATCAAATTTGCAATCTGATCAAACTGCTGATTCTGCTGGTAGTTCCAGTAATGGTGCTGTTCCTGTTGCTGCTGCCACCGCCCCTGTTTCCACTGCCCCGCCTGCGGCGGTTCGCCATAATAGAAGCAATCACGGGGCTGTGAATCAGAGGAGGGAAGTGGAGAAAGGGAGGAGTAGTGGGAATCAGGCTGGGAAGGGGTTGAAGATGAGGGACTCTAGTTTGCCACAGTTGGTGCAGGAGATTCAGGAGAAGCTCATGAAAGGGACTGTGGAATGCATGATTTGTTATGAAATGGTACGGAGGTCTGCCCTTGTTTGGTCTTGTTCGAGCTGCTACTCTATCTTTCACCTCAACTGCATCAAGAAGTGGGCTCGTGCGCCTACGTCGATTGATTTGTCAGCTGAGAAGAATCAGGGCTTTAATTGGCGGTGTCCTGGTTGTCAATCGGTGCAGCTTACTTCGTCAAAGGAGATTCGGTATGTTTGCTTTTGTGGGAAAAGGGTGGACCCTCCATCTGATTTGTATTTGACGCCACATTCGTGTGGAGAACCATGTGGGAAGCCTCTTGAGAAGGAGGTGTTCTCTAATGGTGGGAGTAAGGAAGATCGTTGCCCTCATGTTTGTGTCTTGCAATGCCATCCTGGTCCTTGTCCTCCATGTAAAGCGTTTGCCCCTCCGCGCTTATGTCCATGTGGGAAGAAGACAATTACCACCCGTTGTTTTGATAGGCAATCTGTTCTTACATGTGGCCAGCGGTGTGAGAAGCTTCTCGAGTGTGGGCGTCACCGATGTGAACGCATTTGTCATGTCGGAGCTTGTGACCCATGTCAGGTTTTGATCAATGCCTCTTGCTTTTGTAGTAAGAAGGTAGAGGTTCTTCCATGTGGGGACATGACTATGAAGGGTGAATTCACAGCAGAAGCTGGAGTTTTTACCTGTGGTTCCAATTGTGGAAGGGAACTTAGTTGTGGTAATCACATGTGCAATGAGATTTGTCATCCAGGAAGTTGCGGGGAATGTGATTTGTTACCAAGGCGTGTTAACACATGCTGCTGTGGGAAAACAAAATTGGATGAGGAACGCAAAAGTTGTTTGGACCCAATACCTACCTGCTCACAAGTTTGTGCCAAATCACTTCCTTGTGGCACACATCATTGTAAAGAGGTGTGTCATGTTGGGGATTGTCCTCCATGCTTGGTTCTTGTGTCCCAGAAGTGTCGTTGTGGTTCAACATCCCGCATCGTGGAATGCTATAAGACAACAGCGGAGAATGAGAAGTTTACTTGTGAAAAGCCTTGTGGAAGAAAAAAGAATTGTGGAAGACATCGGTGTAGTGAACGGTGTTGTCTACTTTCTAATCCCAATAACAATTTAAGTAGTGAATGGGATCCACACTTCTGTTCGATGCCATGTGAAAAGAAGTTAAGATGTGGCCAGCATGCTTGTGAATCACTATGTCACAGTGGCCATTGCCCACCTTGTCTTGAAACCATCTTTACAGATCTGACATGTGCTTGTGGTAGGACTTCAATCCCTCCTCCACTCCCTTGTGGTACGCCACCTCCTTCATGCCAGCTTCCATGTTCAGTTCCTCAGCCTTGTGGCCATATAGCCTTGCACAGTTGCCACTTTGGAGACTGCCCTCCTTGTTCAGTTCCTGTAGCAAAAGAATGTATTGGTGGGCATGTTGTTCTTAGGAACATTCCTTGTGGTTCAAAGGACATTAGATGCAATAAGCTATGTGGGAAGACCAGACAATGTGGCTTACATGCATGTGGGAGAACTTGTCACCCCCCTCCTTGTGATAATCTATCTTGCAGTGTGCAAGGGTTACCAGCGCCTTGTGGGCAAACGTGTGGAGCTCCTAGAAGAGACTGTCGTCATACATGTACAGCTCCGTGTCACCCGTCCACTCCATGCCCAGACGTAAGATGTGAGTTTCCTGTTACAATTACCTGTTCTTGTGGCCGTATAACTGCAAATGTTCCATGTGATGCTGGTGTCAGCAGTAGTAATTATAATGCTGATGCTGTACATGAAGCTTCCATCACCCAAAAATTGCCTATCCCACTACAACCAGTTGATCCAAATGGCAAAAAAGTTCCCCTTGGACAAAGAAAGCTGATGTGCGATGATGAATGTGCTAAGTTAGAGCGCAAGAGGGTTCTTGCTGATGCTTTTGATATTACTACTCCAAATCTTGATTCTCTCCATTTTGGCGACAATTCTGTTGATTTGATTTCTGATTTGTACCGGCGTGATCCTAAATGGGTTATTTCTGTTGAGGAGAGATGCAAATTTTTAGTGCTTGGCAAAAGCAGAAGCACAACTCATGGTTTAAAGGTCCATGTTTTCTGTCCTATGCTGAAGGAGAAAAGAGATGCAGTGAGGGTAATTGCAGATAGATGGAAGCTTGCTGTGAGTGCTGCTGGTTGGGAGCCAAAGCGTTTTATCGTAATTCATGTTACCTCAAAATCAAAAGCCCCAACCCGTGTGCTAGGGGTTAAGGGTACTCCAACTATAAGTGCACCCCTTCCTCCTGCATTTGATCACATGGTAGACATGGACCCTAGGCTTGTTGTTTCATTCCCTGACTTACCAAGGGAGGCTGATATTAGTGCTTTGGTGTTGAGATTTGGTGGCGAGTGTGAGCTTGTTTGGCTGAATGACAAAAATGCCTTGGCTGTTTTTCATGACCCTGCTCGAGCTGCAACGGCAATGAGGAGGTTAGATCATGGTACATTTTATCAGGGAGCTGTTTCGGTTGTGCCCAATGTTGGGGCAACTACCACATCTTCAACTACAGGTGCCTGGGGAGCGGGGACAACGAAAGAAGGAGCACTATCTGTGTTGAAAGGTAATGCATGGAAGAAAGCTGTGGTCCAAGAGTCCAGTTGGAGAGAAGATTCTTGGGGCGATGAAGAATGGACTACTGGATCtgctaatgtccaacaatctgcTTGGAAAAAAGAAGCACCAATAGCTGCTTCTTTTAACCGTTGGAATTTATTAGACCATGAGTCAGGTCAAAGTTCATCTTCTACAAATGTGAAAAAAGCAGAAGCTTCTGGGAAAAACACTGAAAGCAGTGCTGTCTTGAGGTTGGAGTCTCATGCAGCTGGTTCAAATGAACAAGGGAAACTTGGTGGGAACTTGGATGCAACTGAAGCTTCTGAAGTAGTAGATGATTGGGAGAAGGCTTATGAATGA
- the LOC112802376 gene encoding uncharacterized protein produces the protein MSFGQNVMHLFILFSKTFQVDRVFFYFFLLKKYYFCRVSKLPQTQTTAEVRISKMLSSSTSRITLIFRYSLLHIPNFVSFPSSSSLYSHSEPPSLRQVDEAVDSFTRMLSMRRPPPIIQFNKILGSLAKTKHFHAAVSLFQQLQVRGIAPNLITLSIVINCCCGMGRMTPAFSILAKIFRMDYQPNTVTLTTILKGLYLCGSVEKAVRFHDRVVAHGFQFNQVTYGTLINGLCKTGHTSAAIQVLRKIPRYGIAPSVFMYRAIIDSICKDTLVSQAFHLFSEMLAKGISPNVITYSSLIFGLCLESQYKEAIDLLSDMVLRNITPNVPYL, from the coding sequence ATGTCCTTTGGACAAAACGTGATGCACTTATTTATTCTTTTCTCTAAAACCTTTCAAGTAGATcgtgtctttttttatttttttctgttaaaaaaatactatttctGCAGAGTTAGCAAACTCCCTCAAACTCAGACAACAGCGGAAGTGCGAATCTCTAAAATGTTGTCATCCTCAACCTCAAGGATCACTCTCATTTTTAGGTATTCTCTTCTCCATATCCCTAATTTTGTTTCCTTCCCTTCCTCTTCATCCCTTTACTCTCATTCTGAGCCCCCATCCCTTCGCCAAGTTGATGAAGCTGTTGATTCCTTCACTCGCATGCTCTCTATGCGTCGCCCTCCTCCCATCATCCAATTTAACAAGATTTTGGGGTCTCTTGCCAAGACGAAGCATTTCCACGCCGCCGTTTCCCTTTTTCAGCAATTGCAAGTCAGGGGAATCGCTCCCAACTTAATTACTTTGAGTATCGTAATTAATTGTTGTTGCGGCATGGGTCGTATGACGCCTGCTTTCTCTATATTGGCCAAGATTTTCAGAATGGATTATCAACCTAATACGGTAACATTGACAACAATCCTGAAAGGTCTCTATCTCTGTGGTAGTGTTGAAAAAGCAGTGCGCTTTCATGACAGAGTGGTGGCTCATGGATTTCAGTTTAATCAAGTCACTTATGGGACCTTGATCAATGGGCTCTGTAAGACCGGACACACATCAGCTGCTATTCAAGTGTTGAGAAAGATCCCACGGTATGGCATTGCTCCTAGTGTCTTCATGTACAGAGCAATTATTGATAGCATCTGCAAGGATACACTTGTAAGTCAGGCTTTTCATTTATTCTCTGAGATGCTTGCTAAGGGAATTTCTCCTAATGTTATCACATACAGTTCTCTCATTTTTGGATTGTGTCTTGAGAGTCAATATAAGGAAGCCATCGATTTGTTAAGTGATATGGTGCTTAGAAACATTACTCCAAATGTTCCGTACCTATAG